Proteins encoded in a region of the Dreissena polymorpha isolate Duluth1 chromosome 6, UMN_Dpol_1.0, whole genome shotgun sequence genome:
- the LOC127833583 gene encoding 2'-deoxynucleoside 5'-phosphate N-hydrolase 1-like codes for MKIYFCGSIGGGRQDDEIYARLIEKLQTYGEVLTKHVGSKTVVQDEIDLTAKYIHDRDVRWLEESDVVVAEVTQISMGVGYELGRAAAMGMKILCLYRPSPDKRLSDMIAGAHNGTKFVVKNYTEEEAEQIFKDFLI; via the exons ATGAAGATATATTTTTGTGGCAGCATAGGAGGAGGTCGACAGGATGATGAAATATATGCACGACTTATTGAGAAGCTTCAAACTTACGGAGAGGTCCTTACAAAACACGTTGGCTCGAAAACTGTTGTTCAAG atGAGATAGATTTGACTGCCAAGTACATTCATGACCGAGATGTTCGGTGGCTCGAAGAGAGTGATG TTGTGGTAGCGGAGGTAACCCAGATCTCTATGGGAGTGGGGTACGAGCTCGGACGAGCCGCTGCCATGGGCATGAAGATACTGTGTCTCTACAGACCTTCGCCTGATAAAC GTCTGTCTGACATGATAGCTGGGGCTCACAACGGCACAAAATTTGTCGTAAAAAATTACACCGAAGAAGAGGCGGAGCAAATATTTAAAGACTTTCTTATATAA